From a single Peromyscus maniculatus bairdii isolate BWxNUB_F1_BW_parent chromosome 4, HU_Pman_BW_mat_3.1, whole genome shotgun sequence genomic region:
- the LOC143272749 gene encoding olfactory receptor 4K3-like, which produces MEDANQTLVSEFIFQGLCASRELQIFLLLPFATLYLMTVVGNLFVVILIIIDHHLHSPMYFLLANLSFVDFCLSSVNTPKLITDLLKDNKTISFGGCMSQILGVHFFGGGEMVLLVTMAYDRYVAICRPLHYTSIMDRQKCIWLVLISWIIGFIHAISQLILILELPFCGPRVIDSFFCDIPLVMKLACTNTDTLGIVIKADSGVLATTCFILLLISYTYILSTVQLHSKDGSSKALSTCTSHIIVVVLFFGPIIFIYLWPVNITWVDKFLAVFYTVITPLLNPAIYTLRNKDIKNAIKKLINHM; this is translated from the coding sequence ATGGAAGATGCAAACCAGACACTTGTGTCTGAGTTTATTTTTCAAGGACTCTGTGCCTCAAGGGAACTACAGATCTTCCTCCTGCTGCCATTTGCCACCCTCTACCTGATGACTGTGGTAGGCAACCTCTTTGTCGTGATATTAATCATCATTGATCATCATCTCCATTCTCCCATGTACTTTCTGTTAGCTAATCTCTCATTTGTTGACTTCTGCCTTTCCTCAGTAAATACACCCAAATTGATCACAGACCtcttaaaagataataaaacaatTTCCTTTGGGGGCTGCATGAGTCAGATCCTCGGTGTGCATTTCTTTGGAGGGGGTGAGATGGTACTTCTTGTAACAATGGCCTATGACCGATATGTGGCCATCTGCAGGCCACTCCACTACACCAGCATCATGGACAGACAGAAGTGCATCTGGCTTGTTTTGATATCATGGATCATTGGATTTATACATGCCATTAGTCAACTGATTCTGATTTTGGAACTACCTTTCTGTGGACCTAGAGTAATAGACAGCTTTTTCTGTGATATTCCTTTGGTGATGAAATTAGCCTGCACGAATACTGATACTCTTGGAATCGTGATAAAAGCTGACAGTGGTGTTTTAGCAACAACTTGTTTCATTCTCTTGCTGATATCTTACACTTACATTCTGTCAACTGTTCAGCTCCACTCTAAAGATGGCTCATCAAAGGCACTCTCTACCTGTACATCCCACATCATAGTGGTTGTGCTGTTTTTTGGGCCCATCATTTTCATCTATCTATGGCCAGTTAACATCACTTGGGTTGACAAGTTTCTTGCTGTGTTTTATACAGTCATCACACCTCTCCTGAATCCTGCCATCTATACATtgagaaataaagatattaaaaatgCCATAAAGAAGCTGATAAATCACATGTGA